The genome window TGGGCGCCAGCTTCAGGTTTACGGTGCGGCCACCGGCATCTACCTGGCTGCTGTAGCCCATGTGGTACTTCACGTCGCCGTCACCCATGGTCAGGTCCGGTACGGCAGTGCCCTCGAATTCCGAGAAGATCTGCTCGTAGGTTTTGCCCATGATGTTGGCCAGCACGTTCAGGCGGCCGCGGTGGGCCATGCCAATCATCACTTCCTCCACGCCCAGCTCCGCACCCTTCCGGATGATGGCGTCGAGGGCGGGAATCGTGGTTTCGCCACCTTCCAGCGAGAAGCGCTTCTGACCTAAAAACTTAGTATGCAAGAAGTTCTCGAATACAACGGCCTCGTTGAGCTTGCTCAGGATACGCTTTTTGTACTCCACGCCGGGGTTAAAGCTCAGCGAGTCTTTTTCTACTTTCTCCCGGAACCAGTCGAGCACCTGCGGGTCGCGGATGTACATGTACTCGAATCCGATGGTACGGGTGTACACCTTATCCAGGGCGGCCACAATGTCGCGAAGCTTGGCATTCGGCCCGAGGCCTAGTACTTCGCCGTTTTTGAACGTTGTGTCAAGGTCAGCTTCGCTTAGACCAAAGTCCGACAAGCTTAGGCGGGCTTTGCGGTCTTTCCGCTCCCGTACCGGGTTAGTGCGGGCCACCAAGTGGCCGCGGCTGCGGTAAGCGTGAATCAGGTTGCGGACTTGGGTTTCCTTATCGGCCGATACGGTGTCTACGGCGCGGATAGTGCCGGCTTGGTTGGTGCTGGCCGTAGTGCCGAGTACACCTTCACCATCGGCCTGCGCAGCACTATCTTCGGAATACTGCTGAGCAAAGTCGAAGCCTTCAAAAAACTTCTGCCAGCTTACGTCAACCGATTGCGGATCGGCCTTGTACGATTGGTAGAGCTGATCAATGTATTCGCCGTGTGCATTGGCGATGTAAGAGTAAGCATCCATGCGGTGGGAACTGGTAGTGTCAGGAGTAAAGATAACTAGCTTGACCAGAAAGCTAAAACCGATATGCGCATATGCAAATAAACTTGTTTATCAAGCCTATGCATTTCCTCAACGCTAAGTGATTGGTTAGAATGCCCAATCTATCAAATAAATACAAAAGCCGTTCCCATAACCAGGAACGGCTTTTTCACTGATTCGATTACCCTTATTTCGGTAAGCTCATCTTAAAGATGTGGTACGGCTGGTCCTGCTTACCAATGCCTTTGTTCCAGGTAGGCGTTTTGTGGATGGCTGAGTTGGTCACGTACAGGGTGCCATCAGCCGTTAACGAGAAGCTGTCGGGCCATTCTAGGCGCGGGTCCTGCACCACTAGTTCAATCTTGCCGGCGGGCGTGCGGCGTTTAATGGAATGATCCTCGAACGTGGTCATGTATAGGTTATTCTGCGCATCCAGCTCCATGCCGTCGCAGGCGGGCACCTTGCCCAAATCCTCAATTTGCTGAGCCAGTTGGGCATCCGACAAAGCTGGATTGCGCAGGGCCTCGGTTTTGATGCGGTAGAGCTTATAGCTGGTCAGCGGCTTCCAGTAGAGGTATTGCAGGTCCTGACTCAGGGCAATGCCATCGGCATTAAAGCGGGCCTTGTTGCCGCTGGGGTCAATTAGTTCGTGTCCATCGGCCTTGATGTTGAGGGTAGTGTCAGCCATCATGGTCGGATGCTGGGCCAGCAGCTTCCGCGACTTACCAGACTTTAAATCCACAACTACCAAGCTGCCTACCCCCGACTCGGTGATGTAAGCGTATTGGTTTTGGGTATCCACACGCACGTCGTTGAGGTAGGATTTGCGCGAGGCCACGCTTTCGGGGATGCTGATGTTCTGCATCACTTTGTCCGTTTTGGGGTCAATCTTGACGAGCTTGGGACCACCGGGCACGGTGCCTTTAATGCCAGGTGAGGCCGGATCGAGCACCCACAACATGCCCGTTTTATCGGTGTACACGCTCTGCGGGCAGATCCAGTGCTTCTGCGGCTCGTTGCGCACGCTCTCGTTCCAGAGGTTCCAGTTGGCATCGGGGTAGCCTTTCACGGACCCATCGGGCATGATTTCGGCCACGGGGTTCACCGGGTTGTTGTCCCAGCGCGGAAAGTCGCCGAACACGCGGCCATCGGGCGTAACGGCTACACCCACAATCTGCGGTTCCCGAAATTGGGCTACTACCTGCAGGGGCGAGTTAGCTGGCGCGGTGGGAGCTTCAGTGGTAGCGGAATCAGTGGAGGCCGTAGAACCAGAAGCGTTATCAGGCGTGGTAGAAGGTGAGGAACAGGCTGTGAACAGCAAACCTGCAAGCGCACCTGCTAAGGCAGTGGCCGCCGGTTTAGGCAAAGTAGGGTAAAGCATAATCAGCAAGGGTTGGTTGGAAAGAGGCAAGACAAAAGGCTATTAATCCTAACTATATCCATACGGCCTGGCCCAGAGTGGGTTCCTACCTCGCCCATAACCTTGCTTGCGCAACGTCCGTAAGGGGCGGGACTATTGCCGTTTTGAAGGGGAATTTTTGCTAAATTATTTAGCAATACACAAAAAGCTCACTTAAAAAAAAGTTCTTACCTTTGAGCCCTGCAACACGACAACATATTATAAGTACAACCAATTATAATAATTATCTATATTAAACCCTCTATCACCTCCATCTAGAGCATGTTTCCGGCTTCTAAAGCCGCTCACTATAGTTTAAAAGGCGTTTTTATTCTGCTAATGCAGATGGCGCGCTTCCCACTAGCCGAGTCGGGCCGGCTGTCCATCCTCTCCGGGCCCAAGTGAGAGTTCACGAACCCAAATGTCATGTCCATTGCGTTATTCTTACTGACCTTCCTATTCCCCCCCCGTACTCTTTCTGTCTCCGCTCTGGCTCTACCTTCCACGGTTGCTAGCCTGAGCCCCCGTCCGGTATCCGTAGCCATACCGGTAGAGCCCGTAAAAAAGGCTCCCCAAACCTTGTCGTACCGTGTGACGGCAACTACCTACTGGCCCGAAGTGGGCCAGACCGATGATAACCCGATGGAAACCGCCGATGGCTCCATCATTCCTACCCGGCACTCCAGCAAAACCCGCTGGCTAGCCGTTTCCCGCGACCTGCTCAATAAGTGGGGAGGCCCCTTCCGCTACGGCGACAAAGTGCGCGTACGCGGTATTTCCGACGACCTAGATGGCGTCTATATCATTCATGACACGATGAACCGACGCCACCGCCACTGCGTGGATGTGCTGGTTAGCAAGCGTGAATGCAAGAAGAAAAGCGGCTTTGAAGGACGCTGGACTAACATTAAGCTTACACGGTACACGGAGCCTACCCCCTGGCAAGCCAGCTAGGACAGGCTACTTACCTAATTCCCCCGGCCTTTTTAGGAAACTGCTCCAGCAACTGGGGCTGCCCGTCCGCATCATACAGGAAGGTGAGCGGCTCGGCCGGGTTTCGCATGATTTCATCCAACGGAATCTGCCATTTTTTCCACATTTCCAGCAAGGACTGCGCGTACCCACTATTTTCCCAGGGGTTGAAAATAGCGGTGTTGATGTCGTCAATCAGCGTATCCAGGATTACCTCGGTGTCGCCGGGCTTTACGGCGCGGGGGTAGTAATCAGGAATGATGTTCAGTAAGTACGCTGCGTAGTACACTCGGGCCTTAAACTCAGCTATTTGCACCGGATGCAGGGGCCGGTAGGCGTCCTGGTACACACGGCGCATGGCCTGCTGAATAATGCCATTATCTACCAGACAAGCCACCAGCACGGTGCTATCGAGCTTGATGCTAAAGGCAATGGTGCTTAAGTCGTCATCGTACTCAAAGGGCATGGTGTCTTCG of Hymenobacter sublimis contains these proteins:
- a CDS encoding major royal jelly family protein, with translation MLYPTLPKPAATALAGALAGLLFTACSSPSTTPDNASGSTASTDSATTEAPTAPANSPLQVVAQFREPQIVGVAVTPDGRVFGDFPRWDNNPVNPVAEIMPDGSVKGYPDANWNLWNESVRNEPQKHWICPQSVYTDKTGMLWVLDPASPGIKGTVPGGPKLVKIDPKTDKVMQNISIPESVASRKSYLNDVRVDTQNQYAYITESGVGSLVVVDLKSGKSRKLLAQHPTMMADTTLNIKADGHELIDPSGNKARFNADGIALSQDLQYLYWKPLTSYKLYRIKTEALRNPALSDAQLAQQIEDLGKVPACDGMELDAQNNLYMTTFEDHSIKRRTPAGKIELVVQDPRLEWPDSFSLTADGTLYVTNSAIHKTPTWNKGIGKQDQPYHIFKMSLPK